GAATGCATCGCGCCAACCTAGCTCGGAATATATTTTTTATAATTCTCTCTCCTTATAATCGCAATTTGACATATGGCGCGCCTGAGTCAAAAGATGCCAGATCAAAAATTTATTTGGCATTTGAGTATAACGAAAACCTCATTGAAGATTTTGGAGAGGTACTTTGGTCGCTAGGAGGTCGAGCTGCTACATTTCATCATGGGGGATTAGGTATACGTAATCCCAATGAATACAATAAGTTAGTTCAAGAAATTGCGGATAAAACAGGAGAGTATGCTTGTAATTACTTTGAAGTTGCATTTGGAGAACTAATTAAAAAGCAAAATAACCTTAACTCTTTAAGTTACGACATGCTGCAAGCACTTGATCAAAAGTTTGATAAGCTTATAGCAGAAAGGGAAATGCATATCAAAGACGCAAAAACAATTTACAATGATCTTAAGGCCAATAAAGGGGAAATTAAAAAGGATAAGAATGCTGCTAAATTAAAGGATTACCTAATAAAACATAAGCCAAAATTCGAAAATTCATTTGAAGTAGTAAAAACACTAGCTAGGGAAATTAAAAATATTTTAGATACAATATAATGCCTATACATTTTAAAATAACTTCATAACGCTACTAG
The nucleotide sequence above comes from Borrelia hermsii DAH. Encoded proteins:
- a CDS encoding virulence associated lipoprotein — encoded protein: MKHKHIFLILSIAFILPLLTLVACNAKPEKLGRDKKFPESPAIQAIQAQIKQHKREFIIAKLKLRVPKYEKMLNDHINYAWIEDGDVQHRWKNYGPGGRQYGMHRANLARNIFFIILSPYNRNLTYGAPESKDARSKIYLAFEYNENLIEDFGEVLWSLGGRAATFHHGGLGIRNPNEYNKLVQEIADKTGEYACNYFEVAFGELIKKQNNLNSLSYDMLQALDQKFDKLIAEREMHIKDAKTIYNDLKANKGEIKKDKNAAKLKDYLIKHKPKFENSFEVVKTLAREIKNILDTI